The following are from one region of the Polaribacter marinaquae genome:
- the purL gene encoding phosphoribosylformylglycinamidine synthase: protein MIHFFGNKNSKVFAVQTTKELTTETIAKLTWLFADQPKINEASIDAFFVGPRAAMITPWSTNAVEITQNMGISDIIRIEEFTAISEDFSDFDPMISEKFKSLHQDSFAIDIQPEAIIEIDDIAAYNNQEGLSLSEEEVEYLEGVAKKIDRKLTDSEVFGFSQVNSEHCRHKIFNGTFVIDGEEMPTSLFKLIKETSKQNPNDIVSAYKDNVAFIKGPKVAQFAPKTADKPDFYQTQDFDSVISLKAETHNFPTTVEPFNGAATGSGGEIRDRLAGGKGSLPLAGTAVYMTSYSRLEEKRPWEQKFEARDWLYQTPMDILIKASNGASDFGNKFGQPLITGSVLTFEHKENAASSDAEARRLGFDKVIMQAGGIGYGKAEQALKDTPKDGDEIVILGGENYRIGMGGAAVSSADTGEFASGIELNAVQRSNPEMQKRAANAVRGMVESDENFIVSIHDHGAGGHLNCLSELVEDTGGKIDLDKLPVGDPTLSAKEIIGNESQERMGLVIAKKHTETLQKIAERERSPMYTVGEVTGNNRFTFESKTTGEKPMDLALEDMFGSSPKTIMTDKTVIRKYKNPRYKTKNLKIYLEQVLQLEAVACKDWLTNKVDRCVGGKVAKQQCVGPLQIPLNNVGVMALDYNGKEGVATSIGHAPISALINPEAGSRNAITESLTNIIWAPLKDNLSSISLSANWMWPCKNEGEDARLYKAVKAVSEFSVDLGINVPTGKDSLSMKQKYPDGDVISPGTVIISAAGNCNEISKVVEPVLKVDGGNIYYINISQDEYKLGGSSFNQALNAIGNETPDVTNSSYVKKTFNAIQNLIKADKIKAGHDIASGGFITTLLEMCFADVNLGADFDISVLNEEDSIKVLFSENAGIVFQADVSVEKELEDKGIAVFKIGTANNSGTVNIKNNTDTFSFDVAELRDVWYKTSFLLDQKQTANNLAQDRFDNYKKQPLTYKFPKNFTGKLPKIETEKPKAAIIREKGSNSEREMANAMYLAGFDVKDVHMTDLISGRETLEDIQFIGAVGGFSNSDVLGSAKGWAGAFKYNEKANTALKNFFKREDTLSVGICNGAQLWMELDLINPEHKVHGKLVHNDSKKHESSFTSVKVQENNSVMLSSLAGTELGVWISHGEGKFSLPETENNYHIVAKYGYEGYPNNPNGSDFNTAMMCDKTGRHLVTMPHIERSTFQWNWANYPADRKDEVTPWLQAFVNAKDWIINKK, encoded by the coding sequence ATGATTCATTTCTTTGGAAACAAAAACAGTAAAGTATTCGCTGTTCAAACAACAAAAGAATTAACAACAGAAACAATTGCAAAATTGACTTGGCTTTTTGCCGATCAACCAAAAATAAATGAGGCATCAATAGATGCTTTTTTTGTTGGCCCTAGAGCTGCAATGATTACACCTTGGAGTACAAATGCAGTAGAAATCACTCAAAACATGGGTATTTCTGATATCATTAGAATTGAAGAATTTACAGCTATTTCAGAAGATTTTTCTGATTTTGATCCAATGATTTCAGAAAAATTTAAGAGCTTACATCAAGACTCATTTGCTATTGATATTCAACCAGAAGCAATTATAGAAATTGATGATATTGCTGCTTATAACAATCAAGAAGGTTTGTCTTTAAGCGAAGAAGAGGTTGAATACCTTGAAGGTGTAGCAAAAAAAATAGATAGAAAATTAACAGATTCTGAAGTATTTGGGTTTTCTCAAGTAAACTCGGAACACTGTCGTCATAAAATTTTTAACGGAACTTTTGTTATTGATGGAGAAGAAATGCCAACTTCTCTTTTTAAATTGATAAAAGAAACATCAAAGCAAAACCCTAATGACATTGTTTCTGCGTACAAAGACAATGTTGCTTTTATAAAAGGACCAAAAGTTGCACAGTTTGCTCCTAAAACAGCAGATAAACCCGATTTTTATCAAACACAGGATTTTGATTCTGTAATTTCATTAAAAGCAGAAACTCATAATTTCCCAACAACTGTAGAGCCTTTTAACGGTGCCGCTACTGGTTCTGGAGGAGAAATTAGAGATAGACTTGCCGGTGGTAAAGGTTCTTTACCTTTAGCAGGAACAGCAGTTTATATGACTTCTTACTCGCGATTGGAAGAAAAAAGACCTTGGGAGCAAAAATTTGAAGCCAGAGATTGGCTATACCAAACTCCGATGGATATTTTAATAAAAGCTTCTAACGGAGCTTCGGATTTTGGAAACAAATTTGGGCAACCATTAATTACAGGTTCTGTTTTAACTTTCGAACATAAAGAAAATGCAGCTTCTAGTGATGCTGAGGCAAGAAGATTAGGTTTCGATAAAGTAATTATGCAAGCTGGCGGAATTGGTTACGGTAAAGCAGAACAAGCTTTAAAAGATACACCAAAAGATGGTGATGAAATTGTTATTCTTGGTGGTGAAAACTACAGAATAGGTATGGGTGGTGCTGCAGTTTCGTCTGCAGATACTGGAGAATTTGCGTCAGGAATTGAATTAAATGCTGTACAAAGATCGAACCCAGAAATGCAAAAACGTGCTGCTAATGCAGTTAGAGGTATGGTAGAAAGTGATGAAAACTTTATTGTTTCAATTCACGATCATGGTGCTGGCGGACATTTAAATTGTTTATCAGAATTGGTAGAAGATACTGGTGGTAAAATCGATTTAGATAAATTACCTGTTGGTGACCCTACTTTATCTGCAAAAGAAATTATTGGTAACGAATCTCAAGAAAGAATGGGATTGGTAATTGCTAAAAAACATACAGAGACACTTCAAAAAATAGCAGAAAGAGAACGCTCGCCAATGTATACTGTTGGTGAAGTTACTGGTAATAATCGTTTTACTTTCGAATCTAAAACTACTGGCGAAAAACCAATGGATTTAGCTTTAGAAGATATGTTTGGTTCTTCGCCAAAAACCATAATGACAGACAAAACTGTTATCAGAAAATATAAAAATCCTCGCTATAAAACTAAGAATTTAAAAATCTATTTAGAGCAAGTTTTACAACTAGAAGCTGTTGCTTGTAAAGATTGGTTAACAAATAAAGTAGATAGATGTGTTGGAGGTAAAGTTGCCAAACAACAATGTGTTGGTCCGTTACAAATACCGTTAAACAACGTTGGTGTAATGGCTTTAGATTATAACGGTAAAGAAGGTGTAGCAACTTCTATTGGGCACGCTCCTATTTCTGCATTAATTAATCCTGAGGCAGGAAGTAGAAATGCAATAACAGAATCATTAACAAATATTATTTGGGCGCCTTTAAAAGATAATTTAAGTTCAATTTCTTTATCTGCAAATTGGATGTGGCCTTGCAAAAACGAAGGCGAAGATGCTCGTTTATATAAAGCAGTTAAAGCTGTTTCTGAGTTTTCTGTAGATTTAGGTATCAACGTGCCAACTGGTAAAGATTCTTTATCAATGAAACAAAAATATCCTGATGGGGATGTAATTTCTCCGGGAACTGTTATTATTTCTGCTGCCGGAAACTGTAATGAAATTTCTAAAGTTGTAGAGCCTGTTTTAAAAGTTGATGGTGGAAATATTTATTACATCAATATTTCTCAAGACGAATATAAATTAGGTGGAAGCTCTTTTAACCAAGCTTTAAATGCTATTGGTAACGAAACACCAGATGTTACAAATTCTTCTTATGTAAAAAAGACATTTAATGCAATTCAGAATTTAATTAAAGCTGATAAAATTAAGGCAGGACACGATATTGCTTCTGGCGGATTTATAACAACTTTATTAGAGATGTGTTTTGCTGATGTAAATTTAGGTGCAGACTTTGATATTTCTGTTTTAAACGAAGAAGATTCTATAAAAGTATTATTCTCTGAAAATGCCGGAATTGTATTTCAAGCAGATGTTTCAGTAGAAAAAGAATTAGAAGATAAAGGTATTGCGGTATTTAAAATTGGTACTGCAAATAACTCTGGTACTGTAAACATTAAAAATAATACAGATACATTTTCTTTTGATGTTGCAGAACTTAGAGATGTTTGGTACAAAACTTCTTTCTTATTAGATCAAAAACAAACTGCTAATAATTTAGCACAAGATAGATTTGATAATTATAAAAAACAGCCTTTAACATATAAATTTCCAAAAAACTTTACAGGTAAATTACCTAAAATTGAAACTGAGAAACCAAAAGCTGCAATTATTAGAGAAAAAGGATCTAACTCAGAACGTGAAATGGCGAATGCTATGTATTTAGCTGGTTTTGATGTAAAAGATGTACACATGACAGATTTAATTTCTGGTCGTGAAACTCTTGAAGACATTCAATTTATTGGTGCTGTTGGTGGTTTTTCTAATTCTGATGTTTTAGGATCTGCAAAAGGTTGGGCAGGTGCTTTTAAATATAACGAAAAAGCAAATACAGCTTTAAAAAACTTCTTTAAACGAGAAGATACTTTATCTGTTGGTATTTGTAATGGTGCACAATTATGGATGGAGTTAGACTTAATTAATCCAGAACATAAAGTTCATGGAAAATTGGTACACAACGATTCTAAAAAACACGAAAGCTCATTTACATCAGTAAAAGTTCAAGAAAACAATTCTGTAATGTTATCATCTTTAGCAGGTACAGAGTTAGGGGTTTGGATTTCTCATGGTGAAGGTAAATTTAGCTTACCAGAAACTGAAAATAATTATCATATTGTTGCTAAATATGGTTACGAGGGTTACCCAAATAACCCAAATGGTTCTGATTTTAATACAGCAATGATGTGTGATAAAACTGGTAGACATTTAGTAACAATGCCACATATAGAACGCTCTACTTTTCAATGGAATTGGGCAAATTATCCTGCGGATAGAAAAGATGAAGTTACACCTTGGCTACAAGCTTTTGTAAATGCAAAAGACTGGATAATCAATAAAAAATAA